A single region of the Streptomyces sp. NBC_01381 genome encodes:
- a CDS encoding PDZ domain-containing protein, whose translation MPRRTATMLASTLMLIALLCAGVLIKVPYAEMSPGPTVNTLGDHGGEPVLQISGHKTYPTTGHLNMTTVRVTSADYNMNIAEAVYGWLAHDNIVVPHDTLYPDGKTEQQSSQENAEEFSQSQESAKVAALRELDLPVKSQVVVSTVFKKSPAEGKLHAGDVIKKVDGTPVKEMTDVAKLVTKHKPGQNVVFSVVPVKEAAAAEKAGKEATETDDVEITTEKAKDGRAIVGIQAGTDHTFPFTIDIKLADVGGPSAGLMFALGIVDKLTPDDLTGGKFVAGTGTIDDSGKVGPIGGIEMKTVGARDKGAEYFLTPKDNCATAAKDIPDGLTLVKVNTIDDAVDALKDIRKGDTADLPQCTAKK comes from the coding sequence ATGCCACGCCGCACCGCGACGATGCTCGCCTCCACCCTGATGCTGATCGCGCTGCTCTGCGCGGGAGTCCTCATCAAAGTTCCGTACGCGGAGATGTCCCCGGGCCCCACGGTGAACACCCTCGGCGACCACGGCGGCGAGCCGGTGCTGCAGATCTCCGGCCACAAGACGTACCCGACGACCGGTCACCTCAACATGACCACGGTCCGGGTCACCAGCGCCGACTACAACATGAACATCGCGGAGGCCGTCTACGGCTGGCTGGCCCACGACAACATCGTCGTGCCGCACGACACCCTCTACCCGGACGGCAAGACGGAGCAGCAGTCGTCCCAGGAGAACGCGGAGGAGTTCAGCCAGTCCCAGGAGAGCGCCAAGGTCGCGGCGCTGCGGGAGCTGGACCTTCCGGTGAAGTCGCAGGTGGTCGTCTCCACCGTCTTCAAGAAGAGCCCCGCCGAGGGCAAGCTGCACGCGGGCGACGTCATCAAGAAGGTCGACGGGACGCCCGTGAAGGAGATGACGGACGTCGCCAAGCTGGTCACCAAGCACAAGCCGGGCCAGAACGTCGTCTTCAGTGTCGTCCCGGTCAAGGAGGCGGCCGCGGCGGAGAAGGCCGGCAAGGAGGCCACGGAGACCGACGACGTCGAGATCACCACGGAGAAGGCGAAGGACGGCCGCGCGATCGTCGGCATCCAGGCGGGCACCGACCACACCTTCCCGTTCACCATCGACATCAAGCTCGCGGACGTGGGCGGCCCCAGCGCCGGACTGATGTTCGCGCTGGGCATCGTCGACAAGCTGACCCCGGACGACCTCACCGGAGGCAAGTTCGTGGCGGGCACCGGCACCATCGACGACAGCGGCAAGGTCGGCCCGATCGGCGGCATCGAGATGAAGACCGTGGGCGCGCGCGACAAGGGCGCCGAGTACTTCCTGACGCCGAAGGACAACTGCGCCACCGCCGCCAAGGACATCCCCGACGGGCTCACGCTGGTCAAGGTGAACACCATCGACGACGCGGTGGACGCCTTGAAGGACATCCGCAAGGGCGACACCGCGGACCTGCCGCAGTGCACGGCCAAGAAGTGA
- a CDS encoding ABC transporter substrate-binding protein, translated as MRTRTRTTALTTLLVAGSLLAAAGCAKEDDTTDSSPAAKPRTVKAVPGCGKGSWTDPADLAPDRKPARCAKGAPAPQPLKKERSLTIATGTLSAEYVAPLQMAVKKGEFKKEGLDVHLKVLPTPDALPLLAKGDIDAQWAAPEAAVMNGITSGFTIKWAAGNFSPDPRSKSGLWVKLKKGEQADHVPMAGRKLGTMIGKGSVISYPMGKALKKHGGGLDEIQFQQLGSADVLTALQNGGTDSAWLLDPVWRKVDGDKRYAFLGGQPQGEPLGGLLFGPDLLTKDPDAGVALLRAYIRTVNTYFAGDYKADKAFVSELAKLLKTDEAVLKSTPSLRMDWEIRSGTTDRLQDAYEAAGVAEGDKVPEEKAVDRKLYGEAVGHK; from the coding sequence ATGCGTACCCGCACCCGTACCACCGCTCTGACCACCCTGCTGGTGGCGGGCTCGCTGCTCGCCGCCGCGGGCTGCGCGAAGGAGGACGACACCACGGACTCCTCGCCGGCCGCCAAGCCCCGCACGGTCAAGGCCGTTCCCGGCTGCGGCAAGGGCAGTTGGACCGACCCGGCCGACCTGGCACCGGACCGGAAACCGGCCCGCTGCGCCAAGGGCGCGCCCGCCCCGCAGCCCCTCAAGAAGGAACGCAGCCTGACCATCGCGACCGGCACGCTGAGCGCGGAGTATGTCGCACCCCTCCAAATGGCCGTGAAGAAGGGCGAGTTCAAGAAGGAGGGCCTGGACGTCCACCTCAAGGTCCTGCCGACCCCCGACGCGCTCCCCCTCCTCGCCAAGGGAGACATCGACGCCCAGTGGGCCGCCCCCGAGGCCGCCGTGATGAACGGCATCACCAGCGGCTTCACCATCAAGTGGGCGGCCGGGAACTTCTCCCCCGACCCACGGTCCAAGAGCGGCCTGTGGGTGAAACTGAAGAAGGGCGAGCAGGCGGACCACGTCCCGATGGCCGGCCGCAAACTCGGCACCATGATCGGCAAGGGCTCGGTCATCTCGTACCCCATGGGCAAGGCCCTGAAGAAGCACGGCGGCGGCCTCGACGAGATCCAGTTCCAGCAGCTCGGCTCCGCGGACGTCCTGACCGCCCTCCAGAACGGCGGCACCGACTCCGCCTGGCTCCTGGACCCGGTCTGGCGCAAGGTCGACGGCGACAAGCGGTACGCCTTCCTGGGCGGCCAGCCCCAGGGCGAACCCCTCGGCGGCCTCCTGTTCGGCCCCGATCTCCTGACCAAGGACCCGGACGCGGGCGTGGCGCTGCTCCGCGCGTACATCAGGACGGTGAACACGTACTTCGCCGGCGACTACAAGGCGGACAAGGCCTTCGTCTCCGAACTGGCGAAGCTCCTGAAGACCGACGAGGCGGTCCTGAAGTCGACTCCGTCACTCCGCATGGACTGGGAGATCCGCTCGGGCACGACGGACCGGCTCCAGGATGCGTACGAGGCCGCGGGCGTCGCCGAGGGCGACAAGGTCCCGGAGGAGAAGGCGGTGGACCGCAAGCTGTACGGGGAGGCGGTGGGCCACAAGTAA
- a CDS encoding SDR family oxidoreductase, producing MSSPDPQVRAARNLSTPAPVRGPVVAVTGAASGVGALLTERLAASEEIKQVIAIDERRGECAQAQWHILDVRDPAIAEKLRGADVVVHLALDLDLETDAAARTAYNVRGTQTVLTAAAAAGVHRVVLCTSAMVYGALAENELPLSEDAELRATAEATGVGDLLEVERLARRAPRAHPGLNVTVVRPAILVGGTDTALTRYFESPRLLVVAGSRPAWQFCHVEDLCSALEYAVLEKVEGELAVGCDGWLEQEEVEELSEIRRMELPSTVALGAAARLHRIGLTPSPAGDLAYTMYPWVVSVSRLHDAGWRPQWTNEEVLAELLEEVSGRRTVAGRRLGRKDATAAGAAGATVALLGAAAVVRRARKARRRI from the coding sequence GTGAGTTCCCCAGATCCACAGGTTCGCGCAGCGCGAAACCTCTCAACTCCGGCCCCCGTCCGCGGGCCGGTGGTAGCCGTCACGGGCGCCGCGTCCGGCGTGGGCGCGCTGCTGACCGAGCGCCTCGCGGCGTCGGAAGAGATCAAACAGGTCATCGCCATCGACGAGCGCCGGGGCGAATGCGCCCAGGCCCAGTGGCACATCCTGGACGTGCGGGACCCCGCGATCGCCGAGAAGCTGCGGGGCGCGGACGTCGTGGTGCACCTAGCGCTCGATCTCGACCTGGAGACCGACGCCGCCGCCCGTACGGCGTACAACGTGCGTGGTACACAGACCGTGCTGACGGCGGCCGCCGCGGCGGGCGTCCACCGTGTCGTCCTGTGCACGTCGGCGATGGTCTACGGAGCGCTGGCCGAGAACGAACTGCCCCTCTCCGAAGACGCCGAATTGCGCGCGACCGCGGAGGCGACCGGGGTCGGCGACCTCCTGGAGGTCGAGCGGCTCGCCCGGCGTGCGCCGCGTGCGCACCCCGGTCTGAACGTCACCGTCGTACGGCCCGCGATTCTCGTGGGCGGCACAGACACGGCCCTCACGCGCTACTTCGAGTCGCCCCGGCTCCTTGTGGTGGCGGGGTCGCGGCCGGCCTGGCAGTTCTGCCACGTCGAGGACCTGTGCAGCGCCCTGGAGTACGCCGTCCTGGAGAAGGTCGAGGGTGAGCTCGCCGTCGGCTGCGACGGGTGGCTCGAGCAGGAAGAGGTCGAGGAGCTCAGCGAGATCCGGCGCATGGAGCTTCCCTCCACCGTCGCGCTCGGCGCCGCGGCGCGGCTGCACCGGATCGGTCTCACTCCGTCTCCGGCCGGTGACCTGGCGTACACGATGTATCCGTGGGTGGTCAGCGTCAGCAGGCTGCATGACGCGGGGTGGCGGCCGCAGTGGACCAACGAGGAGGTTCTCGCGGAGCTCCTGGAAGAGGTGTCCGGCAGGCGTACGGTCGCCGGGCGGCGCCTCGGGCGCAAGGACGCGACCGCCGCGGGTGCCGCGGGCGCGACCGTCGCGCTGCTGGGCGCGGCCGCGGTGGTCCGCCGGGCGCGGAAGGCGCGGCGGCGGATCTGA
- a CDS encoding UPF0182 family protein, translated as MPDRGGGPTGPRIRVGRPSRRVRTLLMTLGILAVLAMLFVMFAGFWTDWLWYRSVNYSSVFTTTLWTKVGLFFVFGLLMAAAVGVNIWLAHRLRPPLSAMSMEQQSLDRYRMSIAPYKKWLLLGIATLVGLIAGASAAGQWRTWLMWVNGVSFGQKDPQFHMDVSFFAFDLPWYRFLLGFGFAATVLSLIAAALTHYLYGGLRITSPGARATAASTGHLSVLLGIFVTLKAVAYWLDRYGLAVKSSDFKATGNWTGLRYVDANAYLPAKTILFCIAVICALLFFATLWRRTWQLPVIGFGLMVLSAILIGGLYPAIVQKFQVQPNEQAKESPYVEKNLKATRAAYGIGGTEVKEYPGVSRTADQTKLRDDANGAASVRLLDPNIVSPTFQQLQQMKNYYGFPSNLDVDRYSKDGKDQDTVIGLRELNLDGVPKNNWINDHFRYTHGFGAVAAKGTEADSQGRPVFTESDLPSKGNLGSYEQRIYYGEKTTQYSIVGGPQKEIDYSDDSGEKTTSYKGDSGVNLSNPINRAAYAVSFGEPQMLYSGAIGEGSRILYNRTPKDRVEAVAPWLTIDGDAYPAVVGNKIQWIVDAYTTTNGYPYASRTTLGDTTADSLTAANNQRAVVAQQNQVNYIRNSVKATVDAYTGEVTLYEWDTKDPVLKTWRKAFPGTVKDKSEISQALMDHMRYPQDLFKVQRELLSRYHVKDAETFLSGSEVWQVPDDPTNKSGSAVPPYYLSMKMPDQKKQDFSLTTSFTPNGRDNLSAFMAVNAEAGTSDYGKIRILKMPSSRTVDGPKQVQSKFNSNEDIAEQIRLLKGGDSEVDYGNLLTVPLDGGLLYVEPVYVKGGGLKYPLLKKVLVTYGSKIAFENTLEEALNQVFGKDGAPPVEEPPPGDEEKPDPPKSDDPTVQAALDDAQKAFEDGQQALKDGDWKAYGEAQKDLEEALQRAEDAQSKEPKGNNKGG; from the coding sequence ATGCCGGACCGCGGCGGAGGCCCGACGGGGCCACGGATCAGAGTGGGCCGACCGTCCCGTCGCGTCCGGACCCTGCTCATGACACTGGGCATCCTGGCCGTATTGGCCATGCTCTTCGTCATGTTCGCGGGGTTCTGGACGGACTGGCTCTGGTACCGCTCGGTCAACTATTCGTCGGTCTTCACGACGACCCTGTGGACCAAGGTAGGCCTGTTCTTCGTCTTCGGCCTGCTCATGGCGGCCGCGGTCGGCGTGAACATCTGGCTGGCGCACCGGCTGCGCCCGCCGCTGAGCGCCATGTCGATGGAGCAGCAGAGCCTCGACCGGTACCGCATGAGCATCGCGCCGTACAAGAAGTGGCTGCTGCTCGGCATCGCCACGCTGGTTGGCCTGATCGCGGGCGCGTCCGCCGCGGGCCAGTGGCGCACGTGGCTGATGTGGGTGAACGGCGTCTCCTTCGGTCAGAAGGACCCGCAGTTCCACATGGACGTGTCGTTCTTCGCGTTCGACCTTCCCTGGTACCGCTTCCTGCTCGGCTTCGGCTTCGCGGCGACGGTGCTCTCCCTGATCGCCGCCGCGCTCACGCACTACCTGTACGGCGGGCTGCGGATCACCAGCCCCGGCGCGCGGGCGACGGCGGCGTCGACGGGCCATCTGTCGGTGCTGCTCGGCATCTTCGTGACGCTCAAGGCCGTGGCCTACTGGCTCGACCGGTACGGCCTCGCGGTGAAGTCCAGTGACTTCAAGGCGACGGGCAACTGGACGGGCCTGCGCTACGTGGACGCGAACGCGTATCTGCCGGCGAAGACGATCCTGTTCTGCATCGCCGTCATCTGCGCCCTGCTGTTCTTCGCGACACTGTGGCGGCGCACCTGGCAGCTGCCGGTCATCGGCTTCGGCCTGATGGTGCTCTCCGCCATCCTCATCGGTGGTCTGTACCCGGCCATCGTGCAGAAGTTCCAGGTCCAGCCGAACGAGCAGGCCAAGGAATCTCCGTACGTGGAGAAGAACCTCAAGGCCACCCGCGCGGCGTACGGAATCGGCGGCACCGAGGTCAAGGAGTACCCCGGCGTCAGCAGGACGGCCGACCAGACGAAGCTGCGCGACGACGCCAACGGCGCCGCGAGCGTCCGGCTGCTCGACCCGAACATCGTCTCGCCGACGTTCCAGCAGCTGCAGCAGATGAAGAACTACTACGGCTTCCCGTCGAACCTGGACGTCGACCGTTACAGCAAGGACGGCAAGGACCAGGACACGGTCATCGGCCTGCGCGAGCTGAACCTCGACGGCGTGCCCAAGAACAACTGGATCAACGACCACTTCCGCTACACCCACGGGTTCGGCGCGGTCGCGGCCAAGGGCACCGAGGCGGACAGTCAGGGACGACCGGTCTTCACCGAGTCCGACCTGCCGTCCAAGGGCAATCTCGGGTCGTACGAGCAGCGGATCTACTACGGCGAGAAGACGACGCAGTACTCGATCGTCGGCGGCCCGCAGAAGGAGATCGACTACTCCGACGACAGCGGCGAGAAGACGACGAGCTACAAGGGCGACAGCGGCGTCAATCTCTCCAACCCGATCAACAGGGCCGCGTACGCGGTGTCGTTCGGTGAGCCGCAGATGCTCTACTCCGGCGCGATCGGCGAGGGTTCGCGGATCCTCTACAACCGCACGCCCAAGGACCGCGTCGAGGCGGTGGCCCCCTGGCTGACCATCGACGGCGACGCCTATCCGGCGGTGGTCGGCAACAAGATCCAGTGGATCGTCGACGCCTACACCACCACCAACGGCTATCCCTACGCGTCGCGTACGACGCTGGGCGACACCACGGCCGACTCGCTGACCGCGGCCAACAACCAGCGTGCGGTGGTGGCCCAGCAGAACCAGGTCAACTACATCCGCAACTCGGTGAAGGCGACCGTCGACGCGTACACCGGCGAGGTCACGCTCTACGAGTGGGACACCAAGGACCCGGTCCTGAAGACCTGGCGCAAGGCGTTCCCGGGCACGGTCAAGGACAAGAGCGAGATCTCGCAGGCTCTGATGGACCACATGCGGTATCCGCAGGACCTGTTCAAGGTCCAGCGCGAGCTGCTCTCCCGCTACCACGTGAAGGACGCCGAGACGTTCCTCAGCGGCAGTGAGGTGTGGCAGGTGCCCGACGACCCGACGAACAAGTCGGGCAGCGCCGTCCCGCCGTACTACCTGAGCATGAAGATGCCGGACCAGAAGAAGCAGGACTTCTCGCTGACGACGTCCTTCACGCCCAACGGCCGGGACAACCTGAGCGCCTTCATGGCGGTCAACGCCGAGGCCGGGACCAGCGATTACGGCAAGATCAGAATACTGAAGATGCCGTCAAGCAGAACGGTCGACGGACCAAAGCAGGTACAGAGCAAGTTCAACTCCAACGAGGACATCGCCGAGCAGATCAGGCTCCTGAAGGGCGGTGACTCAGAGGTCGACTACGGCAATCTGCTGACCGTGCCGTTGGACGGCGGCCTGCTCTATGTGGAACCCGTCTACGTGAAGGGCGGCGGGCTCAAGTACCCGCTTCTCAAGAAGGTCCTCGTCACCTACGGCAGCAAGATCGCCTTCGAGAACACCTTGGAGGAGGCCTTGAACCAGGTGTTCGGCAAGGACGGTGCGCCACCGGTCGAGGAGCCACCACCGGGCGACGAGGAGAAACCCGATCCGCCGAAGTCCGACGACCCGACGGTCCAGGCGGCGCTCGACGACGCGCAGAAGGCCTTCGAGGACGGCCAGCAGGCGCTGAAGGACGGCGACTGGAAGGCGTACGGCGAGGCGCAGAAGGACCTCGAGGAAGCGCTGCAGCGAGCAGAGGACGCCCAGTCCAAGGAGCCGAAGGGCAACAACAAGGGCGGCTGA
- a CDS encoding molybdenum cofactor biosynthesis protein MoaE, whose product MARTTNEHPGEQAAQDPIRLLAIRDTPLSLDEVFRAVGDDAAGGTALFVGTVRNHDGGADVDELGYSTHPTAEAEMRRVAEKVVAEFPVRALAAVHRVGDLAVGDLAVVVAVSCPHRAEAFAACRKLIDDLKHEVPIWKHQRFSDGQEEWVGAC is encoded by the coding sequence ATGGCACGCACCACGAACGAGCACCCCGGCGAGCAGGCCGCACAGGATCCGATCCGGCTGCTCGCGATCCGTGACACCCCGCTCTCCCTGGACGAGGTGTTCCGGGCCGTCGGCGACGACGCCGCCGGCGGCACGGCGCTCTTCGTGGGGACCGTGCGCAATCACGACGGCGGCGCCGACGTCGACGAGCTGGGGTACTCGACCCACCCCACGGCCGAGGCGGAGATGCGCCGGGTGGCCGAGAAGGTCGTCGCCGAATTCCCGGTGCGTGCCCTTGCCGCCGTCCACCGCGTCGGCGACCTGGCCGTGGGTGATCTGGCGGTCGTCGTCGCCGTCTCCTGCCCGCACCGCGCGGAGGCCTTCGCCGCCTGCCGCAAGCTGATCGACGACCTCAAGCACGAGGTGCCGATCTGGAAGCACCAGCGCTTCTCCGACGGGCAGGAAGAGTGGGTCGGCGCCTGCTGA
- a CDS encoding tetratricopeptide repeat protein, which produces MDVMGDKATLLETGRFVQPADREDPGAAAEELRHRLAAEAGDVDAMSVLGSLLLRRGDLDGAESMLRAATAEGDRAAANNLGVLLHQRGYADEAAGWWRVAAVAGSAAAAHALGRHHRERGDEPAAEYWLRQSAEQGHALGAYALADLLEHRGDAGAERWMRASAERGHREAAYRIARALDRRSAAEPAESAQDDGVRSAAAEAEQWYRQAAARGHRRAALHLGAILEQRGELKEAGRWYLNSAKDGEARAACALGFLLRDAGDTESAAVWWLKAAQDGDGNAANALGALHAERGETQTAERWYRAAMDAGDVNGAYNLGLLCAEQGRTAQADQWYRRAAYAGHREAANALAVLLLQGGDAAGAEPWFSKAAEAGSVDAAFNLGILYASRDDEGAALPWYERAAAAGHTEAALQVGTARLREGDEQDAERHLRCAAGGGSAEAAYWLGTVLDARRPPAGPPALGEPAAEKTECEEWYERAAEQGHRRAQVRVGMLAAGRGDVVEAARWYRLAAEAGSRNGAFNLGLLLAREGSEPEAALWWTRAADAGHGRAALRLALLYARRGQLVEGQRWASRAVDLGPAEVSERAARLREALQQELTA; this is translated from the coding sequence ATGGACGTTATGGGGGACAAGGCAACTCTGTTGGAGACAGGGCGGTTTGTGCAGCCGGCCGACCGGGAGGATCCCGGGGCGGCCGCCGAGGAGTTGCGCCATCGGCTCGCCGCCGAGGCCGGAGATGTCGACGCGATGAGCGTCCTGGGAAGCCTTCTGCTGCGCCGCGGCGATCTCGACGGGGCCGAATCCATGCTGCGCGCGGCGACCGCCGAGGGCGACCGCGCCGCGGCCAACAACCTCGGAGTCCTGCTCCACCAGCGTGGATACGCCGATGAGGCGGCCGGCTGGTGGCGGGTCGCCGCCGTCGCCGGATCTGCCGCGGCCGCGCACGCGCTCGGGCGGCACCACCGTGAGCGCGGCGACGAGCCGGCCGCCGAGTACTGGCTGCGGCAGTCCGCCGAGCAGGGCCACGCGCTGGGGGCGTACGCCCTCGCCGACCTCCTGGAGCACCGCGGGGACGCGGGCGCCGAGCGCTGGATGCGGGCTTCCGCCGAGCGTGGCCACCGCGAGGCCGCGTACCGGATCGCCCGCGCCCTCGACCGGCGGTCCGCCGCCGAGCCCGCCGAGTCCGCCCAAGACGACGGCGTACGGTCCGCCGCCGCGGAGGCCGAGCAGTGGTACCGCCAGGCGGCCGCGCGCGGGCACCGGCGTGCCGCGCTGCACCTCGGCGCGATCCTGGAGCAGCGCGGTGAGCTGAAGGAGGCCGGCCGCTGGTACCTGAACTCCGCGAAGGACGGCGAGGCGCGTGCCGCCTGCGCCCTCGGCTTCCTGCTGCGGGACGCCGGCGACACGGAGAGCGCCGCCGTCTGGTGGCTGAAAGCCGCCCAGGACGGGGACGGGAACGCCGCGAACGCGCTCGGTGCGCTGCATGCCGAGCGGGGCGAGACCCAGACCGCCGAGCGGTGGTACCGCGCGGCCATGGACGCGGGCGATGTGAACGGCGCCTACAACCTCGGGCTGCTCTGCGCCGAGCAGGGGCGGACCGCGCAGGCCGACCAGTGGTACCGGCGTGCGGCGTACGCCGGCCACCGCGAGGCGGCCAACGCGCTCGCCGTGCTGCTCCTGCAGGGCGGCGACGCGGCGGGCGCCGAGCCATGGTTCTCCAAGGCCGCCGAGGCGGGCAGCGTGGACGCGGCCTTCAACCTCGGGATCCTGTACGCGTCACGTGACGACGAGGGCGCGGCGCTGCCCTGGTACGAGCGTGCGGCGGCCGCCGGGCACACCGAGGCCGCGCTCCAGGTCGGCACGGCGCGGCTGCGCGAGGGCGACGAGCAGGACGCCGAGCGGCATCTGCGGTGCGCGGCCGGTGGTGGCAGTGCGGAGGCGGCGTATTGGCTCGGCACCGTGCTCGATGCGCGGCGGCCGCCCGCGGGTCCGCCCGCGCTCGGGGAGCCCGCTGCCGAGAAGACCGAGTGCGAGGAGTGGTACGAGCGGGCCGCCGAGCAGGGGCACCGGCGTGCGCAGGTGCGGGTCGGGATGCTGGCCGCGGGGCGTGGCGACGTCGTCGAGGCCGCTCGGTGGTACCGCCTCGCCGCGGAGGCGGGCAGCCGGAACGGGGCGTTCAACCTGGGGCTGCTGCTTGCGCGTGAGGGCAGTGAGCCCGAGGCTGCGCTGTGGTGGACGCGGGCCGCTGACGCGGGGCATGGGCGGGCGGCGCTGCGGCTTGCGCTGCTTTACGCTCGGCGCGGGCAGCTGGTGGAGGGGCAGCGGTGGGCTTCCCGTGCCGTTGATCTTGGGCCTGCTGAGGTTTCCGAGCGGGCGGCTCGGTTGCGCGAGGCGCTTCAGCAGGAGCTGACGGCTTAG
- a CDS encoding zinc-dependent metalloprotease, which yields MSDTPFGFGLPPEEPEDGDEGKKKDTPGGGGQGAGGPANPFGFGFPGAGGQGGDNPFAAMFGSMNPNDLGAAFQQLGQMLSYEGGPVNWDMAKDIARQTVSQGTSDGVKDASIGPAERSAVEEAVRLADLWLDDATSLPSGSGVAVAWSRAEWVEATLPVWKELVDPVAERVGLAMGDVLPEEMQAMAGPLIGMMRSMGGAMFGQQIGQAVGVLAGEVVGSTDIGLPLGPAGKAALLPVNIESFGKDLGIDKDEVRLYLALREAAHQRLFAHVPWLRSHLFGAVEGYARGIKVDTAKLEDVVGQLDPQNPEQLQEALQQGMFQPEDTPAQKAALARLETALALVEGWVDAVVHAAAKPRLSSADALRETLRRRRATGGPAEQTFATLIGLELRPRRLRDASRLWASLTDARGVDGRDGLWAHPDMLPTASDLDDPDGFVHHEQLDFSELDKMLGEAAGGGAAKPDLKKDAKDTEDEDDSDK from the coding sequence GTGAGTGACACCCCATTCGGATTCGGCCTTCCGCCGGAGGAGCCGGAAGACGGCGACGAGGGCAAGAAGAAGGACACCCCCGGAGGGGGAGGCCAGGGCGCCGGCGGCCCCGCGAACCCGTTCGGTTTCGGGTTTCCCGGAGCGGGCGGCCAGGGCGGTGACAATCCGTTCGCCGCGATGTTCGGTTCGATGAACCCGAACGACCTGGGTGCCGCGTTCCAGCAGCTCGGCCAGATGCTCTCGTACGAGGGCGGCCCGGTGAACTGGGACATGGCCAAGGACATCGCCCGCCAGACCGTCTCCCAGGGTACGTCCGACGGCGTCAAGGACGCCAGCATCGGCCCCGCCGAGCGCTCCGCCGTCGAGGAGGCCGTGCGCCTTGCCGACCTGTGGCTGGACGACGCGACGTCGCTCCCGTCGGGCTCCGGCGTGGCCGTGGCCTGGAGCCGCGCCGAGTGGGTCGAGGCGACCCTCCCGGTGTGGAAGGAGCTGGTCGACCCGGTCGCCGAGCGCGTTGGCCTGGCCATGGGCGATGTGCTGCCCGAGGAGATGCAGGCCATGGCGGGCCCGCTGATCGGCATGATGCGCTCCATGGGCGGCGCCATGTTCGGCCAGCAAATCGGCCAGGCCGTGGGCGTGCTCGCGGGTGAGGTCGTCGGTTCCACCGACATCGGCCTGCCGCTCGGCCCGGCGGGCAAGGCCGCGCTGCTCCCCGTGAACATCGAGTCCTTCGGCAAGGACCTGGGCATCGACAAGGACGAGGTGCGGCTCTACCTGGCCCTGCGCGAGGCCGCCCACCAGCGGCTCTTCGCCCATGTGCCGTGGCTGCGCTCGCATCTGTTCGGCGCGGTCGAGGGGTACGCGCGCGGGATCAAGGTCGACACGGCCAAGCTGGAGGACGTGGTCGGCCAGCTCGACCCGCAGAACCCGGAGCAGCTGCAGGAGGCGCTCCAGCAGGGCATGTTCCAGCCGGAGGACACGCCCGCCCAGAAGGCCGCCCTGGCCCGTCTGGAGACGGCCCTGGCGCTCGTCGAGGGCTGGGTGGACGCCGTGGTGCACGCCGCAGCCAAGCCGCGTCTGTCGTCGGCCGACGCGCTGCGCGAGACGCTGCGCCGCCGCCGTGCGACGGGCGGCCCCGCGGAGCAGACCTTCGCCACGCTGATCGGCCTTGAGCTGCGTCCGCGCCGGCTGCGGGACGCCTCGCGCCTGTGGGCCTCGCTCACGGACGCGCGCGGTGTGGACGGGCGCGACGGCCTGTGGGCGCACCCAGACATGCTGCCGACGGCCTCCGACCTGGACGACCCGGACGGCTTTGTGCACCACGAGCAGCTGGACTTCTCGGAGCTGGACAAGATGCTCGGCGAGGCGGCGGGCGGCGGCGCCGCGAAGCCGGACCTCAAGAAGGACGCCAAGGACACCGAGGACGAGGACGACAGCGACAAGTGA
- a CDS encoding PPA1309 family protein, with product MSNTPMAASPLTRAVLEIDEYASGLGWDRPARLFALVDTARLRTQEPGLASQLGLDETQEDTGLTPIEQEELPEGKPLDEFLGTIAWPDAVAGCALTVERMMLPPSAETSVPEGLSEGKLAKWVAEHPDRQEVRMTVAVLRDGARESALRLREKDSATEVLTGSDLVPGLADALAATFAE from the coding sequence ATGTCCAACACTCCCATGGCAGCGAGCCCCCTCACCCGTGCCGTCCTCGAGATCGACGAGTACGCGTCCGGCCTGGGCTGGGACCGGCCCGCACGCCTCTTCGCGCTCGTCGACACGGCGCGACTGCGCACCCAAGAACCCGGCCTCGCCTCGCAGCTCGGCCTCGACGAAACCCAGGAAGACACCGGCCTGACCCCCATCGAGCAGGAGGAGCTTCCCGAAGGGAAGCCGCTCGACGAGTTCCTCGGCACCATCGCCTGGCCGGACGCGGTGGCGGGCTGCGCGCTCACCGTGGAGCGCATGATGCTGCCGCCGTCCGCGGAGACCTCGGTCCCGGAAGGGCTCAGCGAGGGCAAGCTCGCGAAGTGGGTCGCCGAGCACCCGGACCGTCAGGAGGTCCGCATGACGGTCGCGGTGCTCCGTGACGGTGCGCGCGAGTCGGCCCTGCGGCTGCGCGAGAAGGACTCCGCGACGGAGGTTCTCACGGGCTCCGACCTGGTCCCGGGCCTGGCGGACGCGCTGGCCGCGACGTTCGCCGAGTAA